A genomic segment from Triticum dicoccoides isolate Atlit2015 ecotype Zavitan chromosome 1A, WEW_v2.0, whole genome shotgun sequence encodes:
- the LOC119288344 gene encoding uncharacterized protein LOC119288344: MQKSQGPKSTARRRPLRVLSGNRTPHPAPPGSLRRKPPTLTAAAAPPSSAAAAAAAEPALDRLLLASSALPGLVSQIDKLVSSALQCQTISRRGEQEIESFSCFLSDTNSSLKQWASRLKQALEASPAKSENASKHTLETCSKSVAKGSDKLFPSNSILPPAGPAVSPSQDLVCSSSNNLPETDLIVSPSPLVSWRTGACMVDSGKQLFLLTPLPKSKARSSMCPRSSKAQLRTTASMDELNLPDLPVWKLTISDDNSPDLEQSVKGKEARAGVATPYPSKAKKSSSEDNLFSPFSFSIQKSRRAPLPTPCPKTALRGKQHVFSPISEGSSKDDILSAGPAESDKPPSGASDEMLSDEKDLASRYPDLYGFNQPTGDRRRKKEADVALDWFLSPLKTCVLMDPSPTDDKPVPLPAKDNKSLIENPWEGWEGNNKLEGRRKLSDCNPIQTLSVHSKALVGTPRKGLESNNLKGKQELPDDKLIQTPAVHSRALVGTPWKGLESTNLKGRHAGETTLKKELWARFEAVSTNELHLDRSVFQKPDGRRFIDMLEEAE, encoded by the exons ATGCAGAAGAGCCAGGGACCCAAGTCGACGGCGCGGCGGCGCCCCCTGCGCGTCCTCTCCGGCAACAGGACGCCCCACCCGGCGCCGCCCGGATCCCTCCGCCGCAAGCCCCCCACCCTCACCGCCGCGGCCGCTcccccctcctccgccgccgccgccgccgcggccgagccGGCGCTCGACCGCCTCCTCCTCGCCAGCTCCGCCCTACCCGGCCTCGTCTCCCAG ATTGACAAATTGGTCTCCAGCGCCCTCCAATGCCAGACTATATCCAGAAGAGGGGAGCAAGAgatagaatccttcagttgcttctTGTCAGACACTAATTCCTCTTTGAAG CAATGGGCTTCCAGACTTAAGCAAGCGCTTGAAGCTTCCCCAGCCAAAAGTGAAAATGCCTCAAAGCACACCTTGGAAACCTGTTCAAAATCTGTTGCGAAAGGGAGTGACAAGTTGTTTCCCAGCAACAGCATCTTACCTCCAGCAGGCCCGGCAGTATCGCCTTCACAAGACTTGgtctgcagcagcagcaacaacttaCCAGAGACTGACCTGATTGTCTCGCCTTCACCTCTTGTTTCATGGCGTACTGGGGCATGTATGGTTGACAGTGGGAAGCAGTTATTTCTCTTGACACCATTGCCAAAATCAAAAGCACGCTCATCCAtgtgcccaagatcatcaaaagcaCAGTTGAGGACAACTGCCAGCATGGATGAGCTGAATCTTCCCGATTTACCTGTTTGGAAACTGACCATTTCTGATGACAATAGTCCTGATCTGGAGCAAAGTGTGAAAGGAAAGGAAGCAAGGGCTGGTGTCGCGACACCTTATCCTAGTAAAGCAAAGAAAAGCTCATCAGAAGACAATCTATTTTCGCCTTTTAGCTTCTCAATTCAGAAGAGCAGGAGAGCACCACTGCCTACTCCATGCCCGAAGACAGCATTGCGGGGTAAGCAACATGTGTTCTCACCGATATCGGAGGGCTCAAGTAAGGATGACATTCTCAGTGCTGGACCGGCTGAGAGTGACAAACCACCATCTGGGGCCTCTGATGAAATGCTGTCTGATGAGAAGGATTTGGCATCAAGGTATCCAGACCTGTATGGGTTTAATCAGCCTACCGGAGACAGACGCCGAAAGAAAGAAGCCGATGTGGCTCTTGACTGGTTCTTGTCGCCCCTCAAGACCTGCGTGCTAATGGATCCAAGTCCAACAGATGATAAGCCCGTTCCCCTTCCAGCAAAGGATAACAAATCCTTGATAGAAAATCCTTGGGAAGGCTGGGAAGGCAATAATAAGCTGGAGGGAAGACGGAAACTTTCAGATTGCAATCCTATCCAAACTCTATCGGTGCATAGCAAGGCCTTGGTTGGTACTCCCCGGAAAGGCTTGGAAAGCAATAACCTGAAGGGGAAGCAGGAGCTTCCAGATGACAAACTCATCCAGACCCCAGCAGTGCATAGCAGGGCCTTGGTTGGCACTCCCTGGAAAGGCCTGGAAAGCACCAACCTGAAGGGAAGGCACGCCGGCGAAACTACTCTCAAGAAGGAGCTCTGGGCAAGATTCGAGGCGGTCTCGACCAACGAGCTGCACCTAGACAGGTCAGTCTTCCAGAAGCCCGATGGGAGGAGATTCATCGACATGCTCGAGGAGGCTGAATGA
- the LOC119288338 gene encoding pathogenesis-related protein PR-4-like, which translates to MAGRMALAAVLLSAAAAAAAAQSASNVRATYNYYSPEKINWDLNAASAYCATWDAGMSYAWRSKYGWTAFCGPAGPTGQASCGKCLLVTNTATGAQITARIVDQCSNGGLDLDFDTVFSKIDTDGQGVAQGHLTVNYQFVDCGDN; encoded by the exons ATGGCCGGACGCATGGCGCTTGCGGCGGTCCTGCTGagcgcggcggctgcggcggcggcggcgcagtcggcGTCGAACGTGCGCGCCACCTACAACTACTACAGCCCGGAGAAGATCAACTGGGACCTCAACGCCGCCAGCGCCTACTGCGCCACCTGGGACGCCGGCATGTCGTACGCCTGGCGCTCCAAGTACGGCTGGACGGCCTTCTGCGGCCCCGCCGGGCCGACCGGCCAGGCGTCCTGCGGCAAGTGCCTCCTG GTGACGAACACGGCGACCGGCGCGCAGATCACGGCGAGGATCGTCGACCAGTGTAGCAACGGCGGGCTGGACCTGGACTTCGACACGGTGTTCAGCAAGATCGACACCGACGGCCAGGGCGTGGCCCAGGGCCACCTCACCGTCAACTACCAGTTCGTCGACTGCGGCGACAACTGA
- the LOC119288351 gene encoding uncharacterized protein LOC119288351: protein MSGAASLGLRTGSCGSLPAAGAGAGAAVPVGRKARGWGLRAGAGGGDKERLQLLHRALRLVGRRGAGLLLLLAVASAALFCSLFAVVKDDNTSSIIIASNYEVTNAIQNSVYPSTTRPLMMSNDHNKFEHPNRLHLSPGNFTNHPCEGFAVPPILFDKKRTGPRPCPVCYVSVDQAFALMPLQASPSPVLENLDYALEDSVTANFSNPGSAFGGLLSLEQRNKSFDITNSMTVHCGFVRGKKPGQGTGFDISDDDLLEMEQCRELVVASAIFGNYDMIQHPRNVSELSKAYACFYMFVDEETMAYVKNSSSLYKDNKVGLWRLVVVRNLPYEDPRRTGKIPKLLLHRLFPNVRFSVWIDAKLQLVVDPYLLLERFLWRKNSSFAISRHYRRFDVYEEAEANKAAGKYDNASIDEQIDFYRNEGLTHYSPAKLPITSDVPEGCVIIREHVPISNLFTCLWFNEVERFTARDQISFSTVRDKIRAKVGWMPQMFLDCERRNFVVQAYHRELLEQMIASGRNTPPIAVEPSRKIRPGSSRRAPPSKKPVVRRKKEKKSSSRRRVAKPVTWAMDAV, encoded by the exons atgAGCGGCGCCGCCTCGCTGGGGCTGCGCACCGGGAGCTGCGGCTCCCTGCCCGCtgcgggcgccggcgccggcgccgctgtCCCCGTCGGGAGGAAAGCCCGGGGCTGGGGCctgcgcgccggcgccggcggcggggacaAGGAGCGCCTGCAGCTGCTGCACCGCGCGCTGCGCCTCGTCGGCCGCCGCGGGGCCGGACTGCTCCTGCTGCTCGCCGTCGCCTCCGCCGCGCTCTTCTGCTCCCTCTTCGCCGTCGTCAAAG ATGACAATACTTCTTCAATTATCATTGCTAGCAACTACGAAGTCACGAACGCCATCCAGAATTCTGTATACCCCAGCACGACAAGGCCTCTGATGATGTCCAATGACCACAACAAATTCGAGCATCCAAATCGGCTTCATCTTTCACCTGGAAACTTCACAAATCATCCTTGTGAAGGTTTTGCAGTTCCTCCTATCCTGTTTGATAAGAAACGCACTGGGCCTCGAC CATGCCCTGTTTGCTATGTCTCGGTAGATCAGGCATTTGCTCTGATGCCTCTACAAGCTTCGCCATCTCCTGTTCTTGAAAACTTAGATTATGCCTTGGAAGACAGCGTCACAGCAAATTTCTCAAATCCGGGCTCTGCATTTGGAGGGCTTCTATCTCTGGAGCAGAGAAATAAATCTTTTGACATTACCAATTCGATGACTGTCCACTGTGG ATTTGTTAGAGGAAAGAAACCTGGCCAAGGTACCGGATTTGACATCAGTGATGATGATCTGCTAGAAATGGAGCAATGCCGTGAGCTTGTTGTAGCTTCTGCCATTTTCG GGAACTATGATATGATTCAACATCCAAGGAATGTCAGTGAACTGTCAAAGGCATATGCGTGTTTTTATATGTTTGTAGACGAAGAAACAATGGCTTATGTCAAGAATTCCAGCTCACTGTACAAAGATAATAAAGTTGGCTTATGGAGGCTAGTGGTTGTCCGGAACCTCCCGTATGAAGATCCAAGGCGCACGGGGAAG ATTCCCAAGCTTCTGCTCCATAGGCTATTTCCAAATGTAAGATTTTCAGTTTGGATAGACGCAAAGCTTCAGCTTGTTGTGGATCCTTATTTACTGCTTGAGAG GTTTCTGTGGAGAAAGAATTCTAGTTTTGCGATATCTCGGCACTACAGACGTTTTGATGTGTATGAAGAAGCAGAAGCTAATAAAGCTGCTGGAAAGTATGACAATGCATCAATCGATGAACAAATAGATTTCTACAGAAATGAGGGCCTAACACATTATTCTCCCGCCAAGCTTCCTATCACAAGTG ACGTCCCGGAAGGCTGTGTGATCATCAGAGAACACGTCCCCATCTCGAACCTCTTCACATGTCTTTGGTTCAATGAAGTTGAGCGCTTCACCGCCAGGGATCAAATCAGCTTCAGCACCGTCCGGGACAAAATAAGGGCTAAAGTCGGCTGGATGCCCCAGATGTTCCTGGACTGCGAAAGGCGCAACTTTGTTGTCCAG GCATACCACAGGGAGCTGCTAGAGCAAATGATCGCGTCCGGCAGGAACACGCCTCCCATCGCGGTCGAACCATCGCGGAAAATCAGACCAGGTAGCAGCAGGAGAGCTCCCCCGTCGAAGAAGCCTGTCGTGAGacggaaaaaggagaagaaatcgAGCTCGCGGAGGCGGGTCGCGAAGCCGGTTACCTGGGCGATGGATGCTGTGTGA